A single region of the Rhodospirillales bacterium genome encodes:
- a CDS encoding lytic murein transglycosylase, whose translation MTYIKKLLLLFVFVCFYSVEAQAASFDVWLQGFKREALQSGISQKTINSALGNIQPLQRVIELDKKQPEWKKTFADYRKMVVNEKRVQDGRELVQAYKRELDEVERRYGVAPEYVVALWGIETNFGSNTGGFQVVPALATLAWEGRRGAFFKKELINALKIIDAGHVSAANMKGSWAGAMGQNQFMPSSFNAYAVDGNRDGRRDIWDTEIDIFSSTANYLVKNGWKPGEKWGQRVRIPQGFNQNMIGPKVGKPLSEWARMGIRLHGGGALPAGDMPASVVAPDGLAGEAYIVYNNYRTIMAWNRSTYFATSVGLLADRIASR comes from the coding sequence ATGACTTACATTAAAAAACTTTTATTACTCTTTGTTTTTGTTTGTTTTTATTCGGTTGAAGCTCAAGCCGCTTCTTTTGATGTATGGCTGCAGGGATTCAAGAGAGAGGCTTTGCAGAGCGGGATTTCACAAAAAACGATCAACTCCGCCCTCGGCAACATCCAGCCGCTCCAAAGGGTTATTGAGCTGGATAAAAAGCAGCCGGAATGGAAAAAAACATTCGCAGATTACCGTAAAATGGTGGTGAACGAAAAGCGCGTTCAGGATGGAAGGGAGCTTGTTCAGGCGTACAAAAGGGAGCTGGACGAAGTCGAGCGCCGATACGGCGTCGCCCCGGAATATGTGGTTGCGCTCTGGGGGATCGAAACCAATTTTGGCTCTAACACCGGCGGATTCCAGGTTGTTCCGGCCCTGGCGACGCTGGCCTGGGAAGGGCGGCGGGGCGCTTTTTTCAAAAAAGAGCTCATAAACGCCCTTAAAATTATCGATGCGGGCCATGTCTCGGCCGCCAATATGAAAGGCTCATGGGCCGGCGCCATGGGGCAAAACCAGTTCATGCCCAGCAGCTTCAATGCCTATGCCGTGGACGGCAACCGTGACGGCCGGCGGGATATCTGGGACACAGAAATTGACATATTCTCTTCCACGGCCAATTATCTGGTAAAAAACGGCTGGAAACCGGGCGAAAAATGGGGGCAGCGGGTCCGGATTCCGCAGGGATTCAACCAAAACATGATCGGGCCAAAGGTCGGGAAACCGTTGTCCGAATGGGCCCGCATGGGTATCCGGCTTCACGGCGGCGGGGCGTTGCCTGCCGGAGATATGCCCGCTTCGGTTGTGGCGCCGGATGGACTGGCGGGAGAGGCATATATTGTGTATAATAACTACCGGACAATTATGGCCTGGAACAGGTCGACCTATTTTGCAACATCCGTCGGACTGCTTGCAGATCGTATTGCAAGTCGGTAA
- a CDS encoding septal ring lytic transglycosylase RlpA family protein, translating into MTNWKKIFFLFGAVFLLSACSETQYAAHLAKQAFPDPSAGKSAGMYKVGTPYRVAGRQYTPVERFRYTQTGTASWYGPNFNGKKTANGEIFDKNALTAAHRTLQLPSIIRVTNLDNRKSLILRVNDRGPYAHNRILDVSERAATLLGFKGAGTARIKLEVLTDESLNVAKLAKEGRDTRGYEIAANNRARSGTSLKPFESSRYASADVPAAPAQKPVQLASVERQPLPPERISQVQLSEIPARKPVIANGNNIYVQAGAFSQEQNALSLSEKISSIGPSRVYMARVNGAPFFRVRLGPYMQVAQADAALNQLVALGNKGAVLVAD; encoded by the coding sequence ATGACAAACTGGAAAAAAATCTTCTTTCTTTTTGGCGCCGTTTTTCTTTTATCCGCCTGTAGCGAAACGCAATATGCGGCCCATCTGGCCAAACAGGCTTTTCCCGATCCTTCCGCCGGAAAAAGTGCCGGGATGTATAAAGTCGGCACGCCCTACAGAGTGGCAGGGCGCCAGTACACGCCCGTAGAAAGATTCCGTTATACCCAGACCGGTACAGCGTCGTGGTACGGGCCGAATTTTAACGGCAAGAAAACGGCCAATGGCGAAATTTTCGACAAGAACGCTCTGACGGCTGCGCACAGGACGTTGCAGCTGCCTTCCATTATTCGCGTCACCAATCTGGATAACCGTAAATCCCTTATTCTGCGGGTGAATGACCGTGGACCTTATGCGCATAACCGTATTCTGGATGTTTCCGAACGCGCTGCCACCCTGCTCGGTTTCAAGGGCGCGGGAACGGCCCGGATCAAACTGGAGGTTCTGACGGATGAGAGCCTGAACGTGGCAAAACTGGCCAAAGAGGGAAGGGACACAAGAGGTTATGAAATTGCGGCGAATAATCGAGCGCGCTCCGGCACGTCTTTAAAACCGTTTGAATCTTCCCGTTATGCGAGTGCGGATGTGCCGGCGGCGCCTGCGCAGAAACCCGTTCAGCTGGCGTCTGTTGAGCGCCAGCCTTTGCCTCCTGAAAGAATATCACAGGTGCAGTTATCGGAGATTCCTGCCAGAAAACCTGTCATAGCAAACGGAAACAATATCTATGTTCAGGCCGGGGCGTTTTCGCAGGAGCAGAACGCGCTCTCTTTAAGCGAAAAAATTTCTTCTATCGGCCCCTCCAGGGTTTATATGGCCCGCGTGAACGGCGCGCCCTTTTTCCGCGTGCGTCTGGGACCTTATATGCAAGTGGCGCAGGCGGATGCCGCTTTGAACCAGCTTGTCGCGCTGGGCAATAAAGGCGCCGTTCTGGTTGCCGATTAA
- a CDS encoding dTMP kinase: protein MSEGLFITLEGGEGAGKTTQIRLLAQTLQNRGFQVVQTREPGGTPAGEALRDVFVAHKGKDWPLAAQTMLMFTARALHVETLIRPALEEGKIVISDRFTDSTRAYQGYAQGYDPERLEGVKRAAIGDFEPDLTFIFDIDPREGLVRATGRAQGDDTFEENGLAFHDRLREGYRCIAKENPQRCVLIDATGTVEAIAEKILAEVLKRLDV, encoded by the coding sequence ATGAGTGAAGGTCTGTTCATTACCCTTGAAGGCGGGGAGGGCGCCGGCAAAACCACCCAGATCAGGCTTCTGGCGCAGACGCTGCAAAACAGGGGCTTTCAGGTTGTCCAGACGCGGGAGCCCGGCGGGACGCCCGCAGGAGAGGCGTTGCGGGATGTCTTTGTGGCGCATAAGGGAAAAGACTGGCCGCTGGCCGCGCAGACGATGCTCATGTTTACCGCCCGGGCGCTTCATGTGGAAACCCTGATCCGGCCCGCGCTGGAAGAGGGGAAAATCGTTATCTCCGACCGCTTCACAGATTCAACGCGCGCCTATCAGGGGTATGCGCAAGGGTATGACCCTGAAAGGCTGGAAGGGGTCAAACGCGCCGCTATTGGCGATTTTGAGCCGGATTTAACGTTCATATTCGATATCGACCCGCGGGAAGGCCTGGTCCGCGCCACAGGGCGGGCGCAGGGCGACGACACGTTCGAGGAAAACGGTCTCGCGTTTCATGATCGCCTGCGGGAAGGCTACCGCTGCATCGCAAAAGAGAACCCGCAGCGCTGCGTCCTGATTGACGCCACGGGGACGGTCGAGGCGATTGCGGAAAAAATTCTGGCGGAGGTTTTGAAAAGACTTGATGTTTGA
- a CDS encoding YdcF family protein — protein sequence MFFYAAKILWILASPLNALLLLFAAGGLVRIWRSGTGTRLILIAAALFVFFGVVPVGPALVTYLEKQYERPQFLPEKIAGIIVLGGAFDSYISEKTGQGAANDNIDRLITFVELARNYPQARLVFSGGTGDIRQPDRKEADDAKAFFQSIGFAPQNILFESRSRNSFENALNTKALVKPKQREKWIVVTSAYHMPRIVAVFNSLGWGVIPYPSDPRTDGKYRLFPDMLDAGGNFSALTVGIKEVLGTFFYYLGGKSTLPFPKRTDIVFGQKAASEKNLNDLH from the coding sequence ATGTTCTTTTACGCTGCAAAAATTTTGTGGATTCTGGCCTCGCCACTGAACGCGTTGCTTCTCCTTTTCGCCGCTGGCGGCCTTGTGCGGATCTGGCGAAGCGGCACAGGAACGCGCCTGATCTTGATCGCTGCGGCCCTGTTTGTGTTTTTCGGTGTGGTTCCGGTCGGCCCGGCCCTCGTGACCTATCTGGAGAAACAATATGAAAGGCCGCAGTTTTTGCCTGAAAAAATTGCGGGAATTATCGTCCTGGGCGGGGCGTTCGATTCCTATATAAGTGAAAAGACGGGGCAGGGCGCGGCGAATGACAATATAGACCGCCTGATTACCTTTGTGGAACTGGCCAGAAACTATCCCCAGGCCCGGCTTGTTTTCAGCGGCGGAACAGGGGATATCCGCCAGCCGGACCGCAAGGAAGCGGACGACGCGAAAGCCTTTTTCCAATCTATAGGGTTTGCGCCTCAGAATATCCTGTTCGAAAGCCGTTCCCGCAACAGTTTTGAAAATGCGCTCAATACGAAGGCGCTCGTGAAACCGAAGCAGAGGGAAAAATGGATCGTCGTGACCTCCGCCTATCATATGCCGCGCATCGTGGCCGTGTTCAACAGTCTGGGGTGGGGGGTCATTCCCTATCCAAGCGATCCCAGAACCGATGGAAAATACCGCCTTTTCCCGGACATGCTAGATGCAGGCGGGAATTTTTCAGCCTTGACCGTGGGGATCAAGGAAGTCCTGGGGACCTTCTTTTACTATCTCGGCGGAAAAAGCACTTTGCCGTTTCCGAAAAGAACGGATATTGTCTTCGGTCAAAAAGCGGCTTCGGAAAAAAATCTTAATGACTTACATTAA
- a CDS encoding D-alanyl-D-alanine carboxypeptidase — translation MRPVLIVFSLLFAPVFILGFPACGFAASITTTARQAIILDAETGQVLFEKAADEKVPTSSMSKVITMYVVFEALKKGDIQLDTDLDVSEKAWAMGGSKMFVPVGKTVKVEDLIRGVIIQSGNDATIVLAEGLSGTEDIFAAALNQKAAELGMENSHFVNASGWPDENHYSTVRDLARLSLKTIEDFPEYYKYFAEKEFTYNNIRQENRNPLLYKNIGADGLKTGHTESGGYGLMASGTRDGRRVVLVLNGMESKEERAKESGRLLDWGLRVFQNMQLFEAGETVEEAPVSMGKAKKVPLVLGAPLLLTVPKMEKNAVHVEAKYPKPLDAPVVKGAQVGTLVVTIPSMAPMEYPLLAGEEVEKLGFFKAWLERLKIRIGGMMSHE, via the coding sequence ATGCGGCCAGTTCTTATTGTTTTTTCTTTACTTTTTGCCCCGGTTTTTATTCTGGGATTTCCGGCATGCGGCTTTGCGGCCTCCATTACGACGACGGCCCGGCAGGCCATTATTCTGGATGCCGAAACAGGGCAGGTCTTGTTTGAAAAAGCCGCAGATGAAAAAGTGCCGACCTCTTCCATGAGCAAGGTCATCACGATGTATGTGGTCTTCGAAGCGCTTAAAAAGGGAGATATCCAGCTCGATACGGATCTGGACGTCAGTGAAAAAGCATGGGCGATGGGCGGTTCCAAAATGTTTGTGCCTGTGGGCAAGACGGTAAAAGTCGAGGATTTGATCCGTGGCGTTATCATTCAGTCCGGCAATGATGCGACGATTGTGCTGGCCGAAGGGCTCTCTGGCACCGAAGACATCTTTGCGGCGGCGCTGAACCAGAAAGCGGCGGAACTGGGGATGGAAAACAGCCACTTCGTGAATGCAAGCGGCTGGCCGGATGAAAATCATTATTCAACGGTCCGGGATCTCGCGCGCCTGAGCCTTAAAACCATCGAAGATTTTCCGGAGTATTACAAATATTTTGCCGAAAAAGAATTTACCTATAACAACATCCGGCAGGAAAACCGCAACCCCCTTTTATACAAAAACATAGGGGCTGACGGGCTTAAAACCGGCCATACGGAATCCGGCGGATATGGATTGATGGCGTCCGGCACCCGTGACGGGCGGCGTGTCGTGCTTGTTTTAAACGGGATGGAGAGCAAGGAAGAGCGGGCGAAGGAATCCGGGCGTCTGCTGGACTGGGGTTTGCGGGTTTTCCAAAATATGCAGCTTTTCGAGGCGGGGGAAACAGTGGAAGAGGCGCCCGTGTCGATGGGGAAAGCAAAAAAGGTTCCCCTTGTTTTGGGGGCGCCGCTTTTGCTGACGGTTCCGAAAATGGAAAAAAACGCCGTTCATGTGGAAGCGAAGTATCCGAAGCCTCTGGATGCGCCTGTTGTCAAGGGGGCGCAGGTCGGGACGCTCGTTGTGACAATCCCCTCCATGGCGCCAATGGAATATCCGTTGCTGGCCGGGGAAGAGGTTGAAAAGCTCGGATTCTTTAAAGCCTGGCTCGAAAGATTGAAAATACGTATTGGCGGCATGATGTCACATGAGTGA
- a CDS encoding DNA polymerase III subunit delta' translates to MFEGFEELEEGGGLEAAEASLREDVLLAPRQNPDCPGQEEIEKALLQAVNSGALPHALIFAGPGGVGKSTMAFRLARYLLKNGSAGAAQDSLFGESLPPAASLAIETDHPVFHKVASGGHPDLLTIGRPMDEKKGVQKSSVDVETARKVTPFLRMTPSEQGGWRIVIVDDADTMNRNAQNALLKILEEPPPRVLLILIAHRAGAMIPTIRSRCRTFSFPALPRGIVLDLLRRYEPAAEPKELEMIATIAEGSIGAAIRILEEGGRESVQSVMDLLSAWPEWDWKAIHQTAEMLGRHGQDKAFLGFRDILLWVAQSLTMAKARGIGTLEAPLSEAFVPRLLAHYSLEQWSQICERLEEHFACVQSANLDRRQGVIGAFAMFE, encoded by the coding sequence ATGTTTGAAGGGTTCGAAGAACTTGAAGAAGGAGGGGGGCTTGAGGCCGCCGAGGCGTCTTTGCGCGAGGATGTCCTGCTTGCGCCCCGGCAAAACCCGGATTGTCCGGGTCAGGAGGAGATTGAAAAAGCCCTCCTGCAGGCTGTGAATAGCGGCGCTTTGCCGCATGCGCTGATCTTTGCCGGTCCCGGCGGTGTCGGGAAGTCCACGATGGCGTTCCGGCTGGCCCGCTATCTTCTGAAAAACGGAAGCGCCGGAGCCGCGCAGGACAGTCTGTTCGGAGAATCCCTTCCGCCTGCGGCGAGCCTCGCTATCGAGACGGACCATCCCGTTTTTCACAAAGTGGCCTCCGGCGGCCATCCCGATCTTTTAACCATCGGGCGGCCGATGGATGAAAAGAAAGGCGTTCAAAAATCGTCCGTCGATGTGGAAACGGCCCGGAAAGTGACGCCTTTTTTACGGATGACCCCTTCGGAGCAGGGCGGCTGGCGCATCGTGATTGTCGACGATGCCGATACCATGAACCGCAACGCCCAGAACGCTTTGCTTAAAATCCTTGAAGAGCCGCCGCCGCGCGTCCTTTTGATCCTGATTGCGCACAGGGCGGGAGCCATGATCCCGACTATCCGCTCGCGCTGCCGTACTTTTTCCTTCCCCGCTTTGCCGCGCGGTATCGTTCTGGACCTGCTTCGGCGTTATGAGCCCGCCGCCGAGCCGAAAGAACTGGAAATGATCGCGACCATCGCCGAGGGGAGCATTGGCGCCGCGATCAGGATTCTTGAGGAAGGCGGGCGTGAATCCGTCCAAAGTGTCATGGACCTGCTGTCCGCCTGGCCGGAATGGGATTGGAAAGCCATTCATCAGACCGCCGAGATGCTGGGCCGGCACGGGCAGGATAAAGCCTTTTTAGGGTTTCGCGATATCCTGCTTTGGGTCGCACAAAGCCTGACAATGGCGAAGGCGAGGGGGATCGGGACTCTGGAGGCGCCGCTTTCGGAAGCGTTTGTTCCCCGCCTGCTGGCCCATTATTCTCTTGAACAATGGAGCCAAATCTGTGAAAGACTGGAGGAGCATTTTGCCTGCGTCCAGAGCGCCAACCTCGATCGCAGGCAGGGCGTCATTGGCGCTTTTGCAATGTTTGAATAA
- a CDS encoding methionine--tRNA ligase, whose protein sequence is MAGTKPAFYITTAISYVNGSPHLGHAYEGILTDVMARFKRLDGHEVFFLTGTDEHGQKVAKTAEKNGMAPKAFCDKIAAEFVQQTKDLNISNDDFIRTTEPRHYKASQGIWNAIGKNNPEDIYLGHYNGWYSVRDEGYFTESELTEAPDGTKLAPSGAPVEWVEEPSYFFRLSAYTEKLLQLYADRPEFIEPESRRNEVISFVKKGLQDVSISRTNFKWGVPVPGDPDHVMYVWLDALTNYITGVGYPDTDSDSYRTFWPADFHVIGKDIIRFHCVYWPAFLMAAGLELPKCVFAHGFINVEGQKMSKSVGNVISPSYLVDTFGLDQMRYLLMREVPHGQDGNFSEAHAIERINSDLANGLGNLAQRSLSMIAKNCEGKVPAHGDFTPEDRALMTHAHEEMMPQIREEFSAFRFNRGLEKIWKLVDAANAYIDEQAPWALKKTDTNRMGTVLYVLAETIRCLAIAVQPVVPGSAAKMLDQLAVPEDARDYAHISAGHMLKSGTSLPAPEGVFPRIQIEEAAE, encoded by the coding sequence ATGGCTGGCACAAAACCGGCTTTTTATATCACAACCGCTATTTCTTATGTGAATGGATCGCCGCATCTGGGGCATGCCTATGAGGGAATTTTGACGGATGTCATGGCGCGTTTCAAGCGCCTCGACGGGCATGAGGTGTTCTTCCTGACCGGGACGGACGAACACGGTCAAAAAGTTGCCAAAACGGCCGAAAAGAACGGCATGGCACCGAAGGCGTTTTGCGACAAGATCGCGGCGGAATTCGTGCAGCAAACCAAAGACCTGAATATCTCCAACGACGATTTTATCCGCACCACGGAACCGCGCCACTATAAAGCCTCGCAAGGCATCTGGAATGCGATCGGGAAAAACAATCCGGAGGATATTTATCTGGGCCACTATAACGGCTGGTATTCGGTGCGGGATGAGGGGTATTTCACGGAAAGCGAACTCACGGAAGCCCCGGACGGAACCAAACTTGCTCCAAGCGGTGCACCGGTGGAGTGGGTCGAAGAACCAAGTTATTTCTTCAGGTTATCGGCTTATACGGAGAAATTGCTTCAACTTTACGCGGACCGTCCGGAGTTCATTGAACCGGAGAGCCGGCGCAATGAAGTCATTTCGTTTGTGAAGAAGGGCCTGCAGGACGTTTCCATTTCAAGAACAAATTTTAAATGGGGCGTGCCCGTGCCCGGCGATCCGGACCATGTGATGTATGTCTGGCTGGATGCGCTGACCAATTATATTACGGGGGTCGGGTATCCCGATACGGACTCCGACTCCTACCGGACATTCTGGCCGGCGGATTTCCATGTCATCGGCAAGGATATTATCCGTTTCCACTGCGTTTACTGGCCGGCCTTTCTGATGGCGGCGGGGCTGGAACTGCCCAAATGTGTTTTCGCCCACGGCTTTATCAATGTGGAAGGGCAGAAAATGTCCAAATCCGTCGGTAATGTGATTTCGCCCTCTTATCTGGTTGACACGTTCGGGCTGGACCAGATGCGCTATTTGCTGATGCGCGAAGTGCCGCACGGACAGGACGGGAATTTTTCGGAGGCGCACGCGATCGAGCGGATCAATTCGGACCTGGCCAACGGGTTGGGAAACCTGGCGCAGCGCAGCCTGTCCATGATTGCCAAAAACTGCGAGGGAAAAGTGCCCGCGCACGGCGACTTTACGCCGGAAGACCGGGCGTTGATGACCCATGCGCATGAAGAGATGATGCCGCAAATCCGGGAGGAATTTAGCGCGTTCCGCTTTAACCGCGGGCTGGAAAAAATCTGGAAGCTGGTGGACGCGGCCAACGCCTATATTGATGAGCAGGCCCCGTGGGCCCTGAAAAAAACCGATACGAATCGTATGGGAACGGTGCTTTACGTGCTGGCCGAAACAATCCGCTGCCTTGCCATTGCCGTGCAGCCCGTGGTGCCGGGCTCGGCCGCGAAAATGCTGGATCAACTGGCCGTTCCGGAAGACGCGCGCGATTATGCACATATCTCCGCAGGTCATATGCTCAAATCCGGCACATCCTTACCCGCGCCGGAAGGAGTCTTCCCCCGCATCCAGATTGAAGAGGCGGCGGAATAG